The genomic region TCCTTGTGTTGTTGAAGATCTTGGACCATTACCGCAGAGAAATTCATTAAGGCTAAGATCGGACATATTGCCCAAACCCCACCATGAAAACACACGATCCCAAATAGCCATTGTATCTTTACAAAATATTAACGAATGCTCCACGGATTCTAAATCATCATCACAAATTGTACAACATACACTATGAAGGTCTATACCTCGCTTATCAAGTTCAATCATAACGGGCAAATGCTTTTGAAGATATCTCCACACAAATATTTCAATTTTACGAGGAATTGGATTGTTGCGTAAAGTAGGTAGAGGAGAGGAGTTACCCGGAAATAATTGTTCTTGGATAATTGAGGATAGAACCTTTACAGTGAATTTGCCACTTGTGCATAATGACCACAAATATTTATCTCGATATTGTTGTGTAGACACATTTTGCTTTGTTGAAACATTATGACTTTGATCAGAAGCAGGCAAAACAGAGGCAACACCATTTTGACCCGAAGAAATAGCACCATTTTGACACGAAGAAACAACACCAATCTGAGTAGTATCATCCCTATGTTGAGCAGAAATAGAAACAATAGCATTTTGAAAATCAGCAGCAGTGTATTGAGCAGAAACAGCAGCAACATCATGTTGAGCAGTGACATCATCAACATATTGAACAGTAGCACCAACGGTGACCTTGTAACGAAATTTGGACAGCAGATTAGTGAGCCTGTTTAGCTCACCGAGAACTCTTCCACTTAGATTGTGCGACCATTCCCATTGAAACACTTTAGCCACATCAGTAGCTTGGATAATCCGGTTCTTCATCAGCACGTCTTTGTTAATTTCGAGTCTATAAAAGTCTTGGGAATTGGATACGGAGTTTGTTCCCTCcaatccaattatcattccaaAATGAAGTTGAGGACCCGTCATTTATTTCTTTGACAAAGGAGGATCGTAAGTCAATGTTCATGTCTTGAATATCCACACCTGTAAACAAAATGTTACGCCAAAGGCTTGGTTTTAAAGACCGAATTGCTTCGGCCTCCAATTCCAAACCTCCACAATGACCATAAATACTACGAATAATTCTAGACCAAAGAGAATTGGTTTCGGTataaaacctccaccaccatttcccgAGCACAGCAAGATTTTTTGTTTTAAGTAAACAAATGTCCCCCCCCCCCCCGAGTCGTAAGGAGGCACGACattttcccattttacccatgaAATTTTTGACCCTAAATCCGCCCCGCCCCAAAAGAACTTTCTTCTCGTACACTCAATTAATTTCAACACACAAGTGGGGGCACAAAACAACGAGAAAAAGTACAACGAGAGGCTATTCAAGATCGATTCTATAAGAACAATTCTTCCTCCAAAAGACAACGATAATTTATTTTGTCAATAACCGGATACCAACTTGATAATTTATTCATTTTTGCACCGATTGGCAACCCAAAGTAAGTGAACGGGAAAGCACCAACTTGACAATTCAACTTATTGGCAACATAATTTAGCTCATCAACACCTACTCCACACCATAAAGACAACTCTTATGAAAGTTAACCTTGAGCCCCGATGCGAGTTCGAAACACTTTAGTAAATTTTGCAAGCTATACGCGTTTTCTCGACTTCATTCACCTATAAACATAGTGTCATCCTCGTATTGAAGGTGTGACACATTTACTTTATCATTACCAATTTTAACACATTTAAAAAGTTCTTTCTCGGTTGCGGCTTTCGTTAATATATTCAACCCTTCGGTGGTAAGGATAAATAAGAACGAAGAAAGGGGATCCCCTTGATGAATACCACGACCTAATGTGAACTCTTTAGTCGGGGAACCGTTAACAAGAATCAAAATCAAGGCCAACTTTAAACATGAGAAAATCCATTGTCTCCATTTATCACCAAAACCCATACTTTTCATGACTTCCAAGAGAAAATTCCAATTTAGACAATCAAAAGCCTTTTCGAAATCGACCTTAAAAAAGAATGCTTTTTTGCTTTTTTGCCTTTAAGTAGTCGATACTTTCATTAATAATTAGGGCACCATCAAGTATGAAGTGCCCTTTTAAAAAAGCACTTTGCTCCGTCCCGACCAAGTTAGGAATAACCTTCCTCAACCTATTAGATAAGCTTTTTGCCACAATTTTATAAAAACTACTAATCAAGCTTATCGGTCTAAAATCACCGAGACCAAGTGGATCCGCTTTTTTCGGGATTAAAGTGATGAAGGAGGCATTACACCCCCTCGAGAACTCACCTTTTTCCCAAAACCAAACAATTGACTCAACAAGGTCTTTTTTAATTGTCTCCCAAAACTGCTtataaaaatgcatattaaacccGTCGAGCCCGGGAGCTTTCGAACTATCAAATTCAAAAACCGCATCTTTTATCTCTTCTTCTTCAAAACACTTTTTTAGAGCCACGGCTTCGTCTATCGAGATTGTGGGACACCGAAGCTCTTCCATGCTTGGTCTTTCAATTTCCGGTTCTCCGATTTTTTTAAAATGATTGTAAATCTCGTCTTTAATTTCCTCCGGTGTATTATTCCAAACCCCGTTAATGGACAACCCTCTTATATAGCTTTTTTTGTTTTTTCTTCGAATAATAGAGTGGAAAAATTTCGTGTTCTCATCCCTTTCTAGAATCCATTTAACCCTCGACTTTTCTTTGAGCATATTCGTTTTAACTTTCTCTTTCCCCATTAATTGTTTTCTAGTTTCCTGCCACATGATTCTTTCGGCATCACTGATGTTATTACTCTCGGCTTTTAGCTCCAAATTAAGGGCTGTGGACTTTAGATATTCTATTTCTGCAACTAATGAATCAAACATTCGGCTCCAAACTTTCAATACTTTTTTAACACTTTTTAGCTTTCCATGAAAATAACATCTTTCCTGTTAGTCATGCAATCTTTAGAACACGACCATGAATCAGTAACCAACTTTTCAAAACCATCCTCCTTATACCAAGTATCGAAACATTTAAAGGGCTTgggtccaaaatttctttcatcgtCCCTAATCATAATTGGACAGTGGTCTGAATGGTTTCTTTCTAACGCGATCGCTGTCAAATCCTTCCATAGATTACAAAAGTTCTCGGATACGAGGAACCTATCTATTTTTCTAAACTTCAAACCATCATCGCTAACCCCAGTGAAATTCCTACCACCTAACGCGATTTCTATCAATCTATTTTTTGATATAAAATCATTAAACCTTCTAGCCCTATATTCTAAGCAATCACAATTCAATCTATCTGACGGTTCCCTAACCTCATTGAAGTCTCCACAAAGAATACAACCATCCCTACTTTGATCAATAAAATTGGAAAGCTCACTCCACAATTTAAATTTACCTACATCATCATGCGAACCATGTATATTTAGCACATTAAACTCAAAACCCGAATCCCTCAAAATACCATGAATACCTATGACCTGATCAAAACTAATAACATCTAAAGCTTCAAAATAGTTTTCATCCCATATCAACAATTGACCACCCGCCATCCCAACCTTTTCTTTTTGCACGAAGTTGCAATTAGAAGAACCCTACATGGATTGAACCCAATTTAGATCCACCACATTTAATCTAGTTTCTTGGAGGACAATTATCGATGGTTTCTCTTTTACAATTAGACTCCTAACCCAACCTACCTTATCTACAGGACCCCCAATACCGAAACCCCTAATGTTCAAAGATATTATCTTCATTGTGAACCACTAAAAAACGAAAGATAGATTCACTTACTGTTGGAGATTACTCTCCTTCCACTTCAGTCCCAGCTTGCATCCATATTCACGTACACTTAATGGATTGACTGAAGATGATGAAGTATCAGAAGAAGATTTACTTGCATTGTTTGAGGTAGACGCATCAACTTTCTTCGCACATGATGAACACTTTGATTTCAATGGTTCGTCTACTTTAGCTCCTCTTGCCATATTTTTGAGGTTTAACATTCTAAACGATGATTTGCATTTTCTAACACAGGACCAACAGCACTTTTTCCCTTTTTGATTCATTCCTTCTAAAAAAATTCCTTTACTCTTTCTTGCTGTTTTCTTTTTAACCGACGGTTTAGGTTTAACAGTAGCACATACACGTTTTTTTTTGGTTGTTTACTTTTGATATTGGGCTCGTCTCTTTGGTTATTATTGATGGGTTTAATTTCTTGAGCATCTATATCTATGACTTTCTCATTCACAATCCTTTCATATGGGCCTGTTCCAGTTGGGCTACTTGCATCATCTTTTGATACACTAGATCT from Rutidosis leptorrhynchoides isolate AG116_Rl617_1_P2 chromosome 9, CSIRO_AGI_Rlap_v1, whole genome shotgun sequence harbors:
- the LOC139868604 gene encoding uncharacterized protein; its protein translation is MGFGDKWRQWIFSCLKLALILILVNGSPTKEFTLGRGIHQGDPLSSFLFILTTEGLNILTKAATEKELFKCVKIGNDKVNVSHLQYEDDTMFIGVDELNYVANKLNCQVGAFPFTYFGLPIGAKMNKLSSWYPVIDKINYRCLLEEELFL